The Rhizoctonia solani chromosome 1, complete sequence sequence CCCTTacttaactcatcacacctcccaggcctaaggcccccattgttgacagtagttagtagtaggatgccttaagcgccagtagtatagcctccAGATTAGATTATATAAGCAgtatctgtagtagtacagccacaagtgccaacccactagcaagtacccaaccttacagttggcatacaacaGTCAAGAACATCCAAGAATTCTTAGGCTTTGTGAACTGTTACAGACAATTCATCCCTAACTTTGGCAACATGGCGCAACCCCTATACAACTTGTTGAAAAAAGACAGCCCTTGGAAAAGGGAGCTAGCAGAACAACAATCTTttgatggcctgaaaacATGTCTGATGTCAGCACCACTCCTGTTACAACCAGACACTACAAAACAATTCtatgtggagtgcaacacaTTGGATTATGCTACAGGAGCAATACTTTCCCAACATAATTCAGAAGGGAAACTAGCCCCAGTAGCTTacctatcaaaatccctatCTCTGGCTGAAAAGAACTATGACATTTTTGATAAGGAATTACTTGCAGTCATCAgggcatttaaagaatggcaCCACTTGCTAGACGGATCTGAGttaccagtccaagttcttaCAGATCACAAGAATTTGGAATACTTTTCAACATTGCAATCCATGAACAAACAGCAAATCAGATGGGCTAACTTCTTGGTTgactacaatttccaaatcatCTATAGGCCTGGAGCACAGAATAAGAAAGTGGATATCCTTTCAAGATGCTATGACTTAGTACCCCTcaaagggggggtagagaaccaagttctcttaaaaccagaacttattATTGCATCAATCACCCCCAatcaggaaatcaatgaCCTTATTGGTGAAGCAATTTACAAGGATAGTTGTCTTCAGGAAATTTTGCACAagctccagaacaaggacAAGGTTGCAGATTGGGGATTAAAGGAATGCTTACTATGGTTCCAAGGGAAAATATTTGTGCCAAAGGATGAAACCATCAGGAACCTCATATTGGAATCTAGACATGATGTGTTAtctgcaggacatccaggacaagcAAGGACATTAGAGCTTGTTTCAAGgaactactattggccatcTATGAAAAAGATTTTCAACTCCTATGTTAGCCACTGCAAAACCTGCATACAGTCAAAACCCACCAACCAAGTACCTGTAGGCCTATTGAAACCTTTATGAATCCCTGAAAGACCTTGGGAAAATATAGCCTACAATATGATAGTTGGATTACCTGTCTTGGAAGGATTTGATGCTATCTTTACAGTCATTGATAGGTTTCAAAAATAGTCAATTTCATCCCTACACAATCCACAGCATCTGCcattgacattgccaacCTATTCATGACATACATATGGAAACTACACAGTCTACCCAAAGGTACAGTCTCCAATAGAGGCCCCAACTTTGATGCCAAGTTTATATGTCACCTATATAAAAGGCTAGATATCAAACCATCATTCCCAAAGCCTATCACCTACAAAcag is a genomic window containing:
- a CDS encoding Retrotransposable element Tf2 protein, translating into MAQPLYNLLKKDSPWKRELAEQQSFDGLKTCLMSAPLLLQPDTTKQFYVECNTLDYATGAILSQHNSEGKLAPVAYLSKSLSLAEKNYDIFDKELLAVIRAFKEWHHLLDGSELPVQVLTDHKNLEYFSTLQSMNKQQIRWANFLVDYNFQIIYRPGAQNKKVDILSRCYDLVPLKGGVENQVLLKPELIIASITPNQEINDLIGEAIYKDSCLQEILHKLQNKDKVADWGLKECLLWFQGKIFVPKDETIRNLILESRHDVLSAGHPGQARTLELVSRNYYWPSMKKIFNSYVSHCKTCIQSKPTNQVPVSKIVNFIPTQSTASAIDIANLFMTYIWKLHSLPKGTVSNRGPNFDAKFICHLYKRLDIKPSFPKPITYKQMDKQNAYKERLKSFSFALNNLKQTSTNKSLFQTRYGYNPRFSVGQKLEEVVPNADEHVEFLEKGYDKVKAALSLSQEKMKHFYNQKHREEEEIQVGGKVWLSHQNKSTNRPSIKLSHKKLGPYLVVERIGSHAYKLQLPHTMHIHPVFHVNLLTKFHPDPHGCDPPQPAPIITEEGEEEYKVEKVLDSKWKGQGKNRKLWYLVKWKGYNKGSNSWEPVDNVVNAKEAIEDFHKEHPDAVGA